In Pectinophora gossypiella chromosome 17, ilPecGoss1.1, whole genome shotgun sequence, one DNA window encodes the following:
- the LOC126374276 gene encoding uncharacterized protein LOC126374276 produces MPKRSAQEKLDSYKRKIRKIEEREKRKKETSRRRIRRLLDSSEDENNEDTNYMESRDATEPQMGLLTPQDDVMAAPVSEVLDVVTSEQGSAEPVTEPTSEVALDPELLFALGASTSDTPEFGNNIHDSLSNLWTPIF; encoded by the exons ATGCCGAAACGCAGTGCACAAGAAAAATTGGATAGCTACAAAAGGAAGATAAGGAAAATAGAAGAACGAGAAAAgcgtaaaaaagaaacatctcGACGTCGGATTCGACGTCTCTTAGACTCGTCAGAGGACGAGAACAACGAag atacaAATTACATGGAATCTCGAGATGCGACGGAGCCACAGATGGGCCTGTTGACTCCACAAGATGACGTGATGGCAGCACCGGTCTCAGAAGTGCTGGATGTTGTGACGTCCGAGCAAGGCTCGGCGGAGCCCGTCACTGAGCCAACGTCCGAAGTAGCCTTGGACCCTGAATTGTTATTCGCCCTAGGTGCTTCCACATCCGATACACCAGAATTTGGTAATAATATTCATGACAGTTTAAGTAACTTATGGACCCCTATCTTTTAG